One genomic region from Nitrososphaerota archaeon encodes:
- a CDS encoding DUF4349 domain-containing protein yields MIRRNIRVNGQALRRRAKILIPLIILVAAGVTGAAIESQKSSSLLSSSREGGTQYVEAKQMPSAVGPPAQTMTATVTSSRPDFGGAPYTTATTVTTTMATRTMTMSTTTQASSINQPAGPQGLNVAQSGPSMLPDRLVIYTANIGLNVTSVQLTLPQIQQIAASQGGYIGRTDLQPIPKGIYIMGKEVKEQGFTATITVLIPANRYGEAQAQVMKLGKVDFYSLSTQDVTDQAVDLEARLKNAQNVLNQYNDILTKASRIEDILNIQMKIDNTQERIEVLKAQIQNLQKQVSYATITLSLKEPLQFKEETTEEKPLQNPFTAALQDSLILAASALTFEATGIIFLTVGLFPIWILLGVGYVAYRKVSLGRKESKQQTVT; encoded by the coding sequence ATGATTAGAAGAAATATCCGGGTAAATGGACAAGCCTTGAGACGAAGGGCGAAAATCCTCATCCCGTTAATAATACTGGTAGCAGCAGGCGTAACAGGAGCAGCAATAGAGTCGCAGAAAAGCTCGAGTCTACTGTCCAGCAGCCGAGAAGGAGGCACACAATATGTCGAAGCCAAACAGATGCCCAGCGCTGTTGGCCCCCCTGCACAAACGATGACCGCGACCGTCACAAGCAGCAGACCTGATTTCGGCGGCGCACCATATACCACCGCGACAACTGTGACCACCACCATGGCCACTAGAACAATGACGATGTCAACCACCACCCAGGCTTCATCGATAAACCAACCTGCAGGCCCGCAGGGACTAAATGTCGCTCAAAGTGGTCCTTCGATGCTACCTGACAGACTCGTAATATACACGGCGAACATTGGACTAAATGTTACCAGTGTACAGCTTACGCTTCCCCAGATTCAACAGATAGCGGCAAGTCAAGGCGGCTACATAGGTAGAACTGATCTTCAACCTATCCCCAAAGGCATCTACATAATGGGGAAGGAAGTTAAGGAGCAGGGGTTCACAGCAACAATCACCGTGTTAATCCCAGCTAACCGTTACGGGGAGGCTCAGGCACAGGTTATGAAGCTCGGGAAGGTAGACTTCTACTCACTTAGCACCCAAGACGTTACCGATCAAGCAGTTGACCTCGAAGCAAGGCTGAAGAATGCGCAGAACGTCTTGAACCAATACAACGATATACTTACGAAGGCGAGCAGAATCGAGGATATACTCAACATACAGATGAAGATAGACAATACTCAGGAACGCATAGAAGTCTTGAAGGCGCAGATCCAAAACCTGCAGAAGCAGGTCAGCTACGCCACTATAACCCTCAGCTTGAAAGAACCATTACAGTTCAAAGAGGAGACAACGGAAGAGAAGCCTCTGCAGAATCCTTTCACAGCGGCGCTTCAGGACTCACTTATCCTCGCAGCATCAGCATTAACATTCGAGGCCACCGGCATAATCTTCCTCACAGTAGGACTGTTCCCCATATGGATCCTGCTAGGAGTAGGATACGTAGCGTACCGGAAGGTCTCACTGGGAAGGAAGGAGTCGAAGCAGCAGACAGTAACCTAA
- a CDS encoding winged helix-turn-helix domain-containing protein, with translation MPVGPEDFDALLRGTTYKVLVYMLNHKEPVGVRELQRDLNLSSAGLASYHLEKLMKLGLVTQNEYGDYVAVQEVKTDLIGASVKIRRLRLPRYLFYSVFYTTLFLTYLLFFQNTGLEKLLLLTLGSTGMLFLWYETYRLRS, from the coding sequence TTGCCTGTTGGCCCCGAGGATTTTGACGCTCTACTAAGAGGAACCACCTACAAGGTGCTCGTCTACATGCTTAACCATAAAGAGCCTGTGGGTGTAAGGGAGCTGCAGAGAGACCTGAATCTCTCCAGCGCAGGGCTTGCGAGCTACCATCTAGAGAAGCTCATGAAGCTCGGCTTGGTGACCCAGAACGAATACGGCGACTACGTGGCTGTTCAAGAAGTCAAGACAGATCTGATAGGAGCCTCCGTCAAGATTAGACGACTCAGACTTCCAAGATACCTCTTCTACTCAGTATTTTACACCACTCTCTTCTTAACCTATCTCCTCTTCTTCCAAAACACAGGCTTAGAGAAACTGCTCCTCCTCACACTCGGCTCAACAGGCATGCTCTTCCTATGGTACGAAACCTACAGGCTCAGAAGCTAG
- a CDS encoding DUF4795 domain-containing protein → MSSSRKANVPRNLICALLFSTLIYTLVVSSVGVALAQETGSVDVSVRGYDGTSVLTAALVDANHSVLENKTVNAPTFSFSNLAVGKQYTVVVRYKGIDYSAPVVVSNQTSRKVAITVSNVSDSDDNIVASLYQMSIERGNNYLNVTEFIRFRNNGSSVINNTSIKVALPTGYKNFVWDQDCCYQAADFGFFFKPTAPLLPNATKTINFAYRLEPTTDEYTFSKKFYYGTGDVFVTVNPNGGLKVTNHKNLWEQGQVPDNGVTLDVWGASSFLQGEDVSITLVGYKGGGELNLVWIGTGVLAAVIVGVVVYNFRGNRGSIEKLRSEEEALTSVLKQVDKDYAAKKMEEVEYYKLRLKYKERLDKIRKRIQEQPKKIEPSKRKKPARKTSKGTD, encoded by the coding sequence ATGAGTTCAAGTCGAAAAGCCAATGTTCCCCGTAATCTAATATGCGCCTTGCTATTCTCAACCCTGATTTACACGCTTGTAGTCTCAAGCGTAGGAGTAGCTTTAGCTCAAGAAACAGGCAGTGTTGATGTATCTGTACGCGGTTATGATGGAACCTCTGTTCTAACCGCTGCGTTAGTTGACGCTAACCATAGTGTTCTTGAGAATAAGACTGTTAACGCCCCAACATTTAGTTTCAGCAATCTTGCTGTCGGTAAACAGTATACTGTCGTAGTGAGGTACAAGGGGATAGATTACTCTGCGCCAGTAGTTGTTTCTAACCAGACTTCGCGGAAAGTAGCAATCACGGTCTCTAATGTATCAGACTCTGACGACAATATCGTAGCGTCGCTGTACCAGATGTCTATCGAGCGCGGAAACAATTACCTGAATGTGACCGAGTTCATCAGGTTCAGGAACAACGGAAGCAGCGTGATCAACAATACAAGCATTAAGGTGGCTTTGCCCACAGGCTACAAGAACTTCGTTTGGGATCAAGACTGCTGTTACCAAGCAGCTGACTTCGGCTTCTTCTTTAAACCAACCGCGCCTTTACTGCCTAACGCGACAAAGACGATAAACTTCGCTTACCGACTCGAACCCACCACCGACGAATACACGTTTTCAAAGAAGTTCTACTATGGAACCGGAGATGTTTTCGTCACCGTGAATCCGAATGGCGGCTTAAAGGTAACGAACCACAAGAATCTTTGGGAACAGGGTCAAGTTCCTGACAACGGTGTAACTCTCGACGTCTGGGGTGCTTCCAGCTTTTTACAGGGTGAAGATGTCTCAATCACCTTAGTCGGCTATAAAGGCGGCGGCGAGCTGAACCTAGTTTGGATCGGGACAGGCGTCTTAGCTGCAGTGATAGTAGGGGTGGTTGTATACAATTTCAGAGGTAACCGTGGATCAATAGAGAAGCTAAGATCCGAGGAGGAGGCGCTAACTTCAGTATTAAAGCAGGTGGACAAAGATTATGCCGCCAAAAAAATGGAAGAGGTAGAGTACTACAAACTGAGGTTAAAGTACAAAGAACGTTTGGACAAAATCCGGAAAAGAATCCAAGAACAACCCAAGAAGATAGAACCGAGCAAACGTAAAAAACCAGCTCGAAAAACCTCTAAAGGAACCGACTAA
- a CDS encoding inorganic diphosphatase has protein sequence MSLWHDVKVGSNAPETVNVIVEIPQGSQNKYEYDKENNLIKLDRVLFSPLHYPGDYGLIPQTFAEDDDPLDALVLVTNSTYPGVLIEARPIGMLKMVDAGKVDNKILCVAKNDPRYSEYEDVTDIREHVLKEIAHFFQVYKDLEGKKVEIIGWFPVEDAKRVIMKAADAYKQKFHGAEKKKTGKRRG, from the coding sequence ATGAGCCTATGGCATGATGTTAAGGTCGGTAGCAACGCGCCTGAAACTGTAAACGTGATCGTGGAGATACCGCAAGGCTCCCAGAACAAGTATGAATACGATAAAGAAAACAATCTGATTAAGCTCGACCGGGTTCTTTTCTCCCCGCTGCATTACCCTGGAGATTACGGGTTGATTCCCCAAACCTTCGCGGAGGATGACGATCCTTTAGATGCTTTGGTGCTGGTTACCAACTCAACGTACCCCGGTGTCTTGATCGAAGCACGGCCCATCGGTATGTTAAAGATGGTCGACGCGGGTAAAGTTGACAACAAGATTCTCTGCGTTGCAAAGAACGATCCAAGATACTCTGAATACGAAGATGTCACGGACATTCGAGAACATGTTCTGAAAGAGATAGCTCACTTCTTCCAAGTCTACAAGGATCTAGAAGGAAAGAAGGTGGAGATCATCGGCTGGTTCCCTGTCGAAGACGCTAAACGCGTCATCATGAAGGCGGCGGACGCCTACAAACAAAAGTTTCACGGCGCAGAAAAGAAGAAGACAGGCAAGCGCCGTGGATGA
- a CDS encoding DUF2953 domain-containing protein, with product MIYFLIYFLAAIGIIILTALAAVLLIPLHVSLQLLRQGSTTSGNLRVKWLVLTYRRKIPSGEKKREKEKKEKKRRPDLSRLPDTGNRLLESLPYLPDITRTFLRSITIERLSVDVKLGLGGPVETAVMSGYLWSLASLVNSLPKSGLSVRPNFQEEQLEGSLITDLKIRLLWVAAALVKALTKKPVRQLFTSMRRIQSD from the coding sequence TTGATCTACTTCCTCATCTATTTTCTCGCCGCGATCGGTATAATCATCCTAACAGCTTTAGCGGCTGTTCTGCTCATCCCGCTCCACGTATCGCTACAGCTGCTGAGACAGGGCTCCACTACCAGCGGAAACCTACGTGTAAAATGGTTAGTGTTAACATACCGTAGAAAGATACCGTCAGGAGAGAAAAAGAGGGAGAAAGAGAAGAAGGAGAAGAAGAGGCGACCTGATTTGAGCCGTTTGCCTGATACCGGTAACCGTCTCTTAGAGTCTCTACCATATCTCCCAGATATCACAAGAACATTCCTGAGGTCGATTACCATTGAGAGGTTATCGGTTGATGTTAAGCTAGGTTTAGGCGGCCCAGTTGAGACAGCTGTTATGAGCGGTTATCTGTGGTCTTTGGCATCACTAGTCAACAGTTTACCCAAATCTGGCCTCTCTGTAAGGCCGAACTTTCAGGAAGAGCAGCTTGAAGGATCATTGATAACCGACCTGAAAATTAGGCTACTCTGGGTTGCTGCAGCCCTAGTGAAGGCGTTGACCAAGAAACCGGTGAGACAGCTCTTCACAAGCATGAGGAGGATCCAAAGCGATTGA
- a CDS encoding sporulation protein, with translation MRFNNLVLLVGLFAKIDMFGVPSLFEVVVVSGEEQIRTTVEELLKVLSTNNVIGERIELEDKTLIPVTRIGMGFGAGTGEGTGTKGEGGKGGGAGGGAGVEPVGLIVVFKGVRGPDGVKVLPLSVPGPLAKTVGELTSAVVEKLREKKGREEEGEEERGAAAEKKKGEK, from the coding sequence ATGCGTTTTAACAATCTGGTACTGCTTGTTGGGCTTTTTGCGAAGATTGATATGTTTGGAGTACCATCTCTATTTGAGGTCGTAGTTGTGAGTGGAGAGGAGCAGATTAGGACGACAGTTGAGGAGCTTCTAAAGGTGTTATCCACCAATAACGTTATTGGTGAACGTATCGAGCTGGAGGATAAGACGCTAATCCCGGTTACGAGGATCGGCATGGGCTTCGGCGCCGGTACTGGTGAAGGCACAGGCACGAAAGGTGAGGGAGGTAAAGGCGGAGGAGCAGGTGGAGGAGCAGGCGTAGAGCCTGTGGGTCTCATAGTTGTCTTCAAAGGAGTGCGCGGGCCAGATGGCGTCAAAGTTCTACCGTTATCTGTACCGGGTCCGCTGGCAAAAACTGTAGGCGAGCTCACCTCAGCAGTTGTAGAGAAGCTTAGAGAAAAGAAGGGAAGAGAGGAAGAAGGAGAAGAAGAGAGAGGAGCAGCGGCGGAAAAGAAAAAAGGAGAGAAGTAA
- a CDS encoding PQQ-binding-like beta-propeller repeat protein, protein MRKAYISCSYAALLKYMKYLNSHRVTVLTVLAVLAFSTFATTFAYAAPLADNGKDWQNTNGNSWAQNYSPQTQINKDNVGDLEVKWIFPIGSKSLAPTALQAVTLGEGSSTPPIVRNGVVYIMTNYKRLYAIDAKTGAQKWTHDYVINITAARDRLPVVISSISHYHGIRYWEGGDAILDFGSACDMYAVDAKTGKDKFQIQDLCKNVPGNLYKYGSNYNLPAMNQIGTYEKGHMFIYVLPGSMHSTLVGPDSRHVTMGINMDAPYNIIWRVYSFPPQDQHTKDWALQECDIGFFQTFPCSEVKAKNLAGLEWDWAQPGQAPTKWAGVTANWGQMVVDEDTGIVYTQTGNQGPYSNLSQTPGPRLYGSTIMAIDMNAGKRVWWLQPFPHDPYDYDCNWSGVLADVKGLGKVYMKGCKEGILYAMDAKTGKPLWTKDTVEDQVKTGQIGASVLKVIPDGIKYFRPDPFSQYDMREWGWISYPAKAPGEPGKYCTIPCIVYPYFGNGIFGTDMSYDPQTNTLFHYAVALQFTLTRELPYVQGGNLFMTKAYPVFNTTIVARDATTGNTKWTYFYSIGQQRAHMIVTPGLVMSGFTDGYFRALDSDTGKALFEKNLGSAITVGPTIGADSDGNMKIFTMVGTRLSNTPGSVVALGLSGKAAKATTITTTAITTTTATTTATTTATTTTTTTATTTSATTSVSTTTATATTTATTATTVTSTQPAKTQTTTVTSQVTQTTGLPSEVTYAAVGIAVIAIVGAAVLVMRKK, encoded by the coding sequence TTGCGTAAGGCTTATATCTCATGCAGCTACGCGGCTCTCTTGAAGTATATGAAGTATCTAAACTCTCACAGAGTTACTGTACTAACTGTACTAGCCGTTCTCGCGTTCAGCACATTCGCAACAACATTCGCGTACGCAGCACCCCTAGCAGATAACGGTAAGGATTGGCAGAACACAAACGGCAACTCGTGGGCACAAAACTATAGCCCGCAGACCCAGATCAACAAGGATAACGTAGGCGATCTGGAGGTAAAGTGGATCTTCCCAATTGGAAGCAAATCCCTAGCGCCAACTGCGCTACAAGCAGTTACCCTAGGTGAAGGCTCCAGCACTCCTCCAATCGTGAGAAACGGCGTTGTCTACATCATGACCAACTACAAGCGCCTTTACGCCATTGACGCTAAGACCGGCGCCCAGAAATGGACACATGACTACGTAATCAATATCACAGCAGCCAGAGATAGACTGCCTGTAGTGATATCTAGCATAAGCCACTACCACGGCATCCGATACTGGGAGGGTGGAGATGCAATACTTGACTTCGGCTCAGCCTGCGATATGTACGCAGTAGACGCCAAGACAGGTAAAGACAAGTTCCAAATACAAGACCTATGCAAGAACGTACCAGGCAATCTCTACAAGTACGGATCAAACTACAACCTACCCGCAATGAACCAAATTGGAACCTACGAGAAAGGACACATGTTCATCTATGTTCTACCCGGTAGCATGCACAGCACCCTAGTGGGACCAGACTCAAGACACGTTACAATGGGCATCAACATGGATGCACCATATAACATCATATGGAGAGTATACAGCTTCCCACCACAAGATCAACACACCAAAGACTGGGCTCTACAGGAGTGCGACATAGGTTTCTTCCAAACCTTCCCATGCAGTGAAGTAAAAGCCAAGAACCTCGCAGGACTTGAATGGGACTGGGCTCAACCAGGACAGGCACCCACTAAATGGGCTGGTGTCACAGCTAACTGGGGACAGATGGTCGTAGATGAAGACACAGGAATAGTCTACACACAAACAGGTAACCAAGGACCGTACTCAAACCTATCACAGACACCCGGACCAAGACTCTACGGCTCCACAATCATGGCGATAGACATGAATGCTGGAAAGAGAGTCTGGTGGCTACAACCCTTCCCGCATGACCCCTACGACTACGACTGCAACTGGAGCGGAGTATTAGCTGATGTCAAGGGTCTAGGTAAAGTCTACATGAAGGGATGCAAGGAAGGCATTCTGTATGCAATGGATGCTAAGACAGGTAAGCCCTTGTGGACTAAAGATACCGTGGAGGATCAAGTAAAGACTGGACAAATCGGTGCCTCGGTACTAAAGGTTATTCCAGATGGTATCAAGTACTTCCGACCAGATCCATTCAGCCAATACGACATGAGGGAGTGGGGTTGGATCAGCTACCCCGCAAAAGCTCCAGGTGAACCAGGCAAATACTGCACTATTCCATGCATTGTATACCCGTACTTCGGTAACGGCATCTTCGGCACGGATATGAGTTATGACCCACAGACAAACACATTGTTCCACTACGCAGTAGCACTGCAGTTCACTCTAACACGAGAGCTCCCATACGTACAAGGAGGAAACCTCTTCATGACAAAGGCATACCCAGTCTTCAACACCACCATCGTGGCCAGAGACGCAACAACCGGCAACACCAAATGGACCTACTTCTACAGCATAGGACAGCAACGCGCACACATGATAGTAACTCCAGGACTAGTCATGTCAGGCTTCACAGACGGCTACTTCAGAGCACTAGACTCAGACACAGGTAAAGCACTGTTCGAGAAGAACCTCGGCTCAGCAATCACAGTCGGACCAACAATCGGTGCAGACTCCGACGGAAACATGAAGATCTTCACAATGGTAGGAACTCGCCTCAGCAACACACCTGGAAGCGTAGTCGCACTAGGACTGTCCGGCAAGGCGGCTAAAGCCACCACGATAACTACAACAGCAATAACAACAACCACAGCTACAACTACTGCTACAACCACAGCAACAACTACCACAACCACAACAGCTACCACCACATCCGCCACTACAAGTGTATCCACCACCACTGCAACCGCAACCACAACCGCAACAACAGCAACAACAGTTACATCAACACAACCAGCTAAAACCCAGACCACAACAGTAACCTCACAAGTAACACAGACAACAGGTCTACCATCAGAAGTCACCTATGCGGCAGTCGGTATAGCAGTAATAGCTATCGTAGGCGCAGCAGTACTAGTAATGAGAAAGAAATAG
- a CDS encoding GIY-YIG nuclease family protein, with amino-acid sequence MTVASSYYVYILRCRTGHLYTGYTNNVKRRLSEHRKGTASKFTRSRLPVTLVYQERLRSRVEAMRREVAVKKMSRAAKLKMCGRAYKRVKN; translated from the coding sequence ATGACTGTTGCCTCTTCTTACTATGTGTATATTTTGAGGTGTAGGACGGGGCATCTTTACACCGGCTATACGAATAATGTGAAGAGGCGTTTATCGGAGCATCGTAAGGGAACCGCTTCGAAGTTCACGCGGAGCAGGCTTCCAGTCACCCTTGTGTATCAGGAGCGGCTTCGAAGTCGTGTAGAAGCAATGAGGCGAGAAGTGGCTGTCAAGAAGATGTCTCGAGCTGCTAAGCTCAAGATGTGTGGCCGCGCCTATAAACGTGTCAAGAATTAG
- a CDS encoding helix-turn-helix domain-containing protein yields MSTLEELSEQMKALGHPLRLRIVILLGKEHGDMYLNEIANGLKISRALAKIHLKKLERAGIVKSRVVLVEEETRALRYYRLQEFDIHVSPELLKKKDRGGE; encoded by the coding sequence ATGTCCACACTAGAAGAGCTGTCTGAACAGATGAAGGCGCTAGGGCATCCATTGAGGCTGAGGATAGTGATCCTCCTAGGTAAGGAGCACGGTGACATGTACTTGAATGAAATCGCAAATGGCTTGAAGATTAGCCGTGCACTAGCGAAGATACATTTGAAGAAGCTGGAGCGCGCAGGCATAGTGAAGAGTCGCGTAGTCTTGGTTGAGGAGGAGACGCGAGCACTCCGATACTACCGGCTGCAAGAGTTCGACATACACGTGTCACCCGAGCTTCTCAAGAAGAAGGACCGAGGAGGTGAATGA
- a CDS encoding CPBP family intramembrane metalloprotease, producing MENKFNDSKDVLHRAMLFMFFLACGLTVFVAPIFMTGDTKTVYRIIITAPFLVAIVLLRRSNRLEKHFQVLLAFFTAALAFALEQVVVGAVWPIYREGILPSSIDGIVFQKILSTVSIVASIVLLTKFSGNSMDSIYLKKGRLRIGLIIGAATFLFFLATAIPSSTMLFGGRDLTVERVVSWSPWILAFVFANGLREELWYRGLFLKRYETVLGAGTANLLQAVIFSLSHLGSHYTPALLIFLAITFLLGLAFGAVAQKTNSLLGSILFHAGTDVPVVLGYFSNI from the coding sequence ATGGAGAACAAGTTCAACGACAGCAAAGACGTGCTGCACCGCGCTATGCTATTCATGTTTTTTCTAGCATGCGGTTTAACGGTTTTTGTCGCCCCAATCTTCATGACCGGGGACACCAAAACTGTATATCGCATCATTATTACCGCTCCGTTTCTAGTAGCTATAGTGCTGCTGCGTAGGAGCAATCGTCTGGAAAAACACTTTCAGGTCCTGCTCGCCTTCTTCACCGCCGCTCTCGCATTCGCGCTAGAACAAGTCGTTGTTGGCGCAGTTTGGCCAATATATAGAGAAGGAATCCTACCGTCATCAATTGACGGCATAGTTTTCCAGAAGATACTGAGCACCGTATCGATAGTCGCCTCGATAGTTCTGTTGACCAAGTTTTCAGGTAACAGTATGGACTCGATTTACCTGAAGAAGGGAAGGCTTCGAATAGGGCTCATCATAGGCGCTGCAACCTTCCTGTTCTTCCTCGCCACCGCTATACCCTCCTCCACGATGCTGTTCGGCGGCCGAGACCTGACCGTTGAACGCGTAGTCTCATGGTCACCTTGGATACTGGCGTTCGTTTTCGCCAACGGCCTAAGGGAGGAACTATGGTATAGGGGGCTTTTCCTGAAAAGATATGAAACTGTGCTTGGAGCCGGTACCGCTAATCTCCTGCAAGCCGTAATCTTCTCACTATCTCACCTCGGATCACACTACACGCCTGCTCTCCTCATCTTTCTCGCCATAACGTTCCTCCTCGGCTTAGCATTCGGAGCAGTTGCACAGAAAACCAACAGCCTACTTGGATCAATCCTGTTCCATGCAGGAACAGATGTACCTGTAGTACTAGGATACTTCTCCAACATATAA
- a CDS encoding PadR family transcriptional regulator — protein MSSSGGGRAEQIAEMWETAMRKGYTKLVILTLLSKKPLTGYDIMKKIKEETLGVWTLTAGGVYPILKELEENRYIKGKWRSEGKRKKKNYEITDEGKQLLEVALKKQQQMAEAISNLFREFAHDMLETKLPPSPKPFALLPFGKSLEDKPVDEQIRTLKHGRTHLQTVIKQIEKRLDKLERQSKTGKK, from the coding sequence ATGAGTAGTAGCGGTGGTGGTAGAGCAGAGCAGATAGCTGAGATGTGGGAGACGGCTATGCGTAAAGGCTACACCAAGCTTGTGATACTTACACTTCTCAGCAAGAAGCCTTTAACAGGCTACGATATCATGAAAAAGATCAAGGAAGAAACCCTAGGCGTCTGGACATTAACAGCCGGAGGAGTCTACCCCATACTCAAAGAACTGGAAGAGAACAGGTACATCAAAGGCAAGTGGAGAAGCGAAGGCAAACGCAAAAAGAAGAACTACGAAATAACTGATGAGGGCAAGCAGCTCTTAGAGGTCGCGCTGAAAAAGCAGCAGCAGATGGCAGAGGCTATCAGTAACTTGTTCCGCGAATTCGCCCACGACATGCTGGAGACTAAACTCCCCCCATCACCTAAACCGTTTGCACTTCTCCCATTCGGAAAAAGCCTAGAAGACAAACCTGTTGACGAACAAATACGCACACTCAAACATGGACGAACCCACCTGCAAACCGTGATTAAACAGATAGAAAAGAGACTAGACAAGCTGGAAAGACAAAGTAAAACAGGGAAAAAATAA
- a CDS encoding ABC transporter ATP-binding protein, with protein sequence MTAESNAMIEVRNLTKKFNDFTAVNDVSFDVKHGEIFGLLGPNGAGKSTTIRMLATLTRPTAGTIKIGGHDIVKDDDRVRNLVGLVSEKMILYERLTAKENLWFFGKLYNIPRDTLNKRIDELLEMVQLSQWKNAKAGTFSTGMRQRMNVIRALLNMPQVLFLDEPTLGLDPQSSVEIREFVRKISKESKTTIILTTHMMVDADMLCDRIGIMDHGKIVALDTSKNLKKIVSGTDHNILNLDVANLNTRAVASIRSLKCVTQVSQESSTRLKLHITGEEAFDTIIDTLRAQKCRINSVEHLEPTLEDVFLHITGRDVRDKADQKPSMESGHRHFMMPRSRVR encoded by the coding sequence TTGACCGCTGAAAGTAACGCGATGATTGAGGTCAGAAATCTCACAAAGAAGTTTAACGATTTCACCGCTGTCAACGACGTCTCTTTTGATGTTAAGCACGGTGAGATATTCGGTTTACTCGGCCCCAACGGGGCGGGGAAATCCACGACAATTAGGATGCTCGCCACATTGACGAGACCTACTGCAGGCACCATCAAAATCGGCGGTCACGACATCGTAAAGGATGACGACCGGGTAAGGAACCTAGTGGGCTTAGTCTCCGAAAAGATGATTCTTTACGAGCGGTTAACCGCTAAAGAGAATCTCTGGTTCTTCGGAAAACTCTACAATATTCCAAGAGACACCCTAAACAAAAGGATTGATGAGCTGCTGGAGATGGTTCAGCTCAGCCAGTGGAAAAACGCTAAGGCCGGCACCTTCTCAACAGGTATGCGGCAGCGGATGAATGTTATACGGGCGCTGCTTAACATGCCGCAGGTACTTTTCCTTGATGAGCCTACGTTAGGCCTAGATCCTCAGTCATCAGTCGAGATAAGGGAGTTCGTGAGAAAGATTAGTAAGGAGAGCAAGACCACGATAATTCTAACCACACATATGATGGTTGACGCCGATATGCTCTGTGACCGAATAGGCATAATGGATCACGGAAAGATCGTTGCGCTTGACACATCGAAGAATTTGAAGAAGATTGTTTCAGGAACAGATCATAACATCTTGAATCTGGATGTCGCAAACCTAAACACTAGGGCTGTTGCATCGATTCGGTCTCTCAAATGCGTCACACAGGTTTCTCAGGAGAGCTCTACTCGCCTCAAACTCCACATTACCGGGGAGGAAGCGTTTGATACGATAATAGATACTTTGAGGGCTCAGAAATGCAGGATAAACTCGGTGGAGCATCTCGAACCTACGCTTGAAGATGTGTTTCTTCACATAACCGGTCGCGATGTTAGAGATAAGGCGGATCAGAAGCCTTCTATGGAGTCTGGTCACCGTCACTTCATGATGCCGAGGAGCAGAGTTAGGTAA